Proteins from a genomic interval of Papaver somniferum cultivar HN1 chromosome 4, ASM357369v1, whole genome shotgun sequence:
- the LOC113272806 gene encoding uncharacterized protein LOC113272806, translating to MVLISKFDPAKFLLSKPVLMGRPAKCLLQMSELDITCASPRDIKGQSVAYLLVAFPGEGTTALHEDLPGEFPKISVVEGEAWLLYFNGSVTPSNKTVGACMVPVSPTGEVFSHSFKLDFQCTNNSAEYEAFLIGLSIDKQAGATRLEIRGDSKLLVNQMNGMYALKEVAMSPYRSEAQRLLNYFADATITHVGRNNNRHADFLSTLASKLQFEGLEVTLTVKRRTME from the coding sequence aTGGTGCTTATATCTAAATTTGATCCTGCGAAGTTTTTACTTTCAAAGCCGGTCTTGATGGGAAGGCCGGCCAAATGTCTTCTTCAAATGTCAGAGCTAGACATAACGTGTGCATCACCAAGGGATATCAAAGGACAATCCGTTGCATATTTACTGGTAGCATTCCCTGGAGAAGGCACTACTGCACTACACGAGGATCTCCCTGGAGAATTTCCAAAGATCTCCGTTGTCGAAGGAGAGGCATGGCTTCTGTATTTTAATGGCTCCGTCACTCCTAGCAATAAAACTGTAGGGGCATGCATGGTCCCAGTGTCTCCAACTGGCGAAGTTTTCTCGCATTCCTTCAAGTTGGACTTTcagtgcaccaacaactcagcagagtatgaagcctttctcataggACTGTCAATAGACAAACAAGCAGGGGCCACTCGcctggagataagaggtgactctaAGTTACTGGTTAATCAGATGAATGGAATGTATGCGTTGAAGGAGGTAGCGATGTCCCCGTATCGATCAGAGGCACAAAGATTATTAAACTACTTTgctgatgcaaccataacccatgTTGGTCGCAACAACAACAGGCATGCCGATTTTTTATCCACGCTGGCATCCAAATTACAGTTCGAAGGTTTAGAAGTAACCCTGACGGTAAAGAGGAGGACGATGGAATGA